A single genomic interval of Microbulbifer variabilis harbors:
- a CDS encoding Rne/Rng family ribonuclease produces MKRMLINATQPEELRVALVDGQWLYDLDIENRTRQQKKANIYKGKITRVEPSLEAAFVDYGEERHGFLPLKEISREYFLKQPKDIEGRIKIKDVVKEGMEVVVQVDKEERGNKGAALTTFISLAGRYLVLMPNNPRAGGISRRIEGDERSELRDALASVDVPSGMGMIVRTAGVGRSGEELQWDLNYLLQLWSLIKESADKNSAPEFLFQESNVIIRAIRDYMRDDIGEVIVDDADAFKLVKGFAEQVMPHYAHKVKFYEDSIPLFNRYQIESQIETAFEREVKLPSGGSIVIDVTEALVSIDINSSRATKGGDIEETARNINLEAADEIARQLRLRDMGGLVVIDFIDMQSKSNQREVEKRMEKALSMDRARVQVGRISRFGLLEMSRQRLRPSLGETTFRVCPRCSGQGTIRGTKSLALSILRLVEEEAKKERSAEIRAITPVNVATYLLNEKRKAISQIESRNKTRVVVVPNAEIETPHFEVQRLRDDDTSTLETSYKISGSVEETVTKKEEQPKRPQAQPVVQPLAHTAPAPTPEKKPEPGLFSRLINAIAELFTSKEEEPKKHQKSQNRGKDYQRNRNRNRNQRSSNRGSRNERQARRKDDRREDSKSDDLREARQTTKSFDERDSGADRGEGQRRRRRRRSGDNRRKDENRGNVSEGNTNENISQVDESADQDRPARRPSNVRGRPQARRRGRRTENTAATAVAQSQEELNREVNEAIDEAESEARKSRDTATKNLSEAPVSEAAKPKHKEQKAPEPTQVTEPKPVVKAPEQKPFAPKVSESQAEVKPVAEASPKAQPAIPNEAPAQQSVTPEKATATREEQPSPTLVTPKASQEVQATKVSAPATNVEATAATEDAEETALKEASEAAKASVEQGDAIAREEMMAAEAKASEEIATPATQGRAGNDPRINPKPLLELAIVTEHRDIGSQQPLDTAQPAAIQHSPRALARPANDPRVARQVTQANTDHNSAEAG; encoded by the coding sequence ATGAAGAGAATGTTGATCAACGCAACCCAGCCTGAGGAGTTGCGTGTAGCACTGGTGGACGGCCAGTGGCTCTATGACCTGGATATTGAAAATCGCACCCGTCAACAGAAAAAAGCCAACATCTACAAAGGTAAAATCACCCGTGTAGAACCCTCGCTTGAAGCCGCATTCGTCGACTACGGTGAAGAGCGCCACGGCTTCCTTCCCCTGAAAGAAATTTCCCGAGAATACTTCCTCAAGCAACCCAAGGACATCGAAGGCCGCATCAAGATTAAAGATGTCGTCAAAGAGGGGATGGAGGTTGTTGTTCAGGTAGATAAGGAAGAGCGCGGCAACAAAGGCGCCGCCCTCACCACATTTATCAGTCTCGCCGGGCGCTATCTGGTACTAATGCCGAACAACCCCCGTGCCGGCGGCATCTCCCGTCGCATTGAGGGCGATGAACGCTCTGAGCTACGTGACGCCCTAGCCAGCGTGGATGTCCCCTCTGGCATGGGCATGATTGTACGCACCGCCGGTGTGGGCCGCAGTGGCGAAGAGCTGCAATGGGATCTCAACTACCTCCTGCAACTGTGGAGCTTAATCAAAGAATCAGCGGACAAAAATAGCGCGCCCGAATTCCTCTTCCAGGAAAGCAATGTAATCATCCGGGCGATTCGCGATTACATGCGCGATGATATTGGTGAAGTTATTGTTGATGATGCGGATGCCTTTAAACTAGTAAAGGGCTTTGCTGAACAAGTAATGCCCCACTACGCCCACAAGGTAAAGTTCTACGAAGATAGCATTCCGCTCTTCAACCGATACCAAATCGAAAGCCAGATTGAGACCGCCTTTGAACGCGAAGTAAAACTTCCCTCCGGCGGCTCAATCGTTATTGATGTGACTGAAGCACTGGTCTCCATTGATATCAACTCCTCCCGCGCCACCAAAGGCGGAGACATTGAGGAGACCGCGCGCAACATCAACCTGGAAGCCGCCGATGAGATTGCCCGCCAGCTGCGCCTGCGCGATATGGGCGGCCTGGTCGTGATCGACTTTATCGACATGCAAAGCAAGTCCAATCAGCGCGAAGTTGAAAAGCGCATGGAGAAAGCTCTCAGCATGGACCGCGCCCGTGTACAAGTTGGCCGCATCTCCCGCTTCGGCTTGCTGGAAATGTCACGCCAGCGCCTGCGCCCATCTCTCGGTGAAACCACCTTCCGCGTTTGCCCCCGCTGTAGCGGCCAAGGCACTATTCGCGGCACCAAATCTCTGGCCCTCTCTATCTTGCGCCTAGTAGAAGAAGAGGCCAAGAAGGAGCGCAGCGCAGAGATTCGCGCAATTACCCCGGTAAACGTTGCGACCTACCTCCTCAACGAGAAGCGCAAGGCGATCTCCCAAATTGAGTCACGCAATAAAACCCGCGTAGTGGTCGTACCTAATGCGGAAATTGAAACGCCGCACTTTGAGGTTCAGCGCCTACGCGATGACGACACATCTACCCTCGAAACCTCCTATAAAATATCTGGAAGCGTAGAGGAAACTGTCACCAAGAAAGAAGAGCAGCCAAAGCGCCCACAAGCACAGCCTGTTGTACAACCGCTCGCGCACACCGCACCGGCACCAACTCCGGAGAAAAAACCGGAGCCAGGTCTGTTTAGCCGCCTGATAAACGCTATTGCTGAGCTTTTCACCAGCAAAGAAGAAGAGCCCAAAAAGCATCAGAAGTCCCAAAACCGCGGTAAAGATTACCAGCGCAATCGCAACCGCAATCGCAATCAGCGCAGTAGCAACCGTGGCAGTCGCAATGAACGCCAGGCTCGCCGCAAAGACGATCGCCGCGAAGATAGCAAGAGCGATGACCTGCGCGAAGCCAGGCAGACCACAAAGTCGTTCGATGAGCGTGATAGCGGAGCCGACCGCGGTGAAGGACAGCGCCGTCGCCGCCGCCGCCGTAGCGGAGACAATCGCCGTAAAGATGAAAATCGCGGCAACGTCTCCGAGGGTAACACTAACGAAAACATCTCACAGGTAGATGAAAGCGCCGATCAGGATCGCCCGGCACGTCGCCCCAGCAATGTTCGGGGCCGTCCACAAGCTCGTCGTCGTGGCCGCCGTACAGAAAACACTGCCGCCACAGCCGTAGCTCAGAGCCAGGAAGAGCTAAATCGCGAAGTCAATGAAGCGATTGACGAAGCGGAAAGTGAAGCCAGGAAATCCAGGGATACCGCAACCAAAAACTTAAGCGAAGCTCCTGTGAGTGAGGCGGCGAAGCCCAAGCACAAAGAGCAAAAAGCTCCCGAGCCCACCCAGGTAACCGAGCCCAAGCCTGTAGTGAAGGCTCCTGAGCAAAAGCCTTTTGCGCCTAAGGTTTCTGAAAGCCAAGCGGAAGTAAAGCCAGTTGCAGAGGCCTCCCCAAAGGCACAGCCAGCAATCCCAAACGAGGCACCCGCTCAGCAATCAGTAACACCTGAAAAGGCTACTGCAACCAGAGAAGAGCAACCCTCTCCTACCCTGGTAACCCCCAAAGCCTCTCAAGAAGTACAAGCCACAAAAGTGTCGGCACCTGCTACTAACGTGGAGGCTACCGCAGCAACTGAAGATGCTGAAGAAACTGCCCTAAAAGAAGCCAGTGAAGCCGCAAAGGCATCGGTAGAGCAAGGCGACGCTATCGCCAGAGAGGAAATGATGGCTGCAGAAGCTAAAGCTTCTGAGGAAATCGCTACGCCGGCAACTCAGGGACGCGCCGGCAACGACCCGCGCATCAACCCCAAGCCATTGCTGGAGTTGGCAATCGTGACAGAGCATCGTGACATAGGCTCCCAGCAGCCGCTAGACACCGCTCAACCAGCGGCCATCCAGCACAGTCCTCGTGCACTTGCACGCCCAGCCAATGACCCGCGTGTGGCACGTCAAGTAACACAGGCTAATACTGACCACAATTCTGCAGAAGCAGGCTAA
- a CDS encoding DUF2971 domain-containing protein, with amino-acid sequence MDLIYHYTDIQGLFGILDKDEFWLTDHRFLNDPSEGAYADEILKDNKDKILADCNPESHELIFYNLERTYTGSENYHSRIYVGSFSAAPDRLSQWRGYCAENGGYCIGFNLKKLQEISTDYDFCKCNYDYEKVISRWKELAGFYHNSLLGVDYATEEIHKSEKFQDAFNFVINKTHMRFETKDPGYYEEEEIRLYRDLPISNNETCYRPSQGALIPFIKLKGIKDCIEEIIVGPLGDAERNYLALSEYKAQKSANFVLAPSAIRFR; translated from the coding sequence GTGGACTTAATCTATCATTACACAGACATTCAAGGGCTCTTTGGGATTCTCGATAAAGATGAGTTTTGGTTAACTGATCATAGATTTCTTAATGATCCATCAGAGGGGGCCTACGCTGATGAAATACTGAAAGACAATAAAGATAAAATTCTGGCCGACTGCAACCCGGAATCACATGAATTAATATTCTACAATCTAGAACGAACATATACAGGTAGTGAGAATTATCACTCACGCATCTATGTAGGATCATTCTCAGCAGCTCCAGACCGCTTGAGTCAATGGCGTGGATACTGCGCAGAAAATGGGGGCTACTGTATTGGCTTTAATCTCAAGAAATTACAAGAAATATCAACTGATTATGACTTCTGCAAATGTAATTATGATTATGAAAAAGTTATTTCTCGGTGGAAGGAGCTTGCCGGGTTTTATCACAACTCACTTTTAGGCGTTGACTACGCCACAGAAGAAATACACAAATCAGAGAAATTCCAGGATGCCTTTAATTTTGTAATCAACAAAACTCACATGCGATTTGAAACTAAAGATCCCGGCTATTACGAAGAAGAAGAAATACGACTTTATAGAGACCTACCAATCTCAAACAACGAGACTTGCTACAGACCATCGCAAGGCGCTCTCATACCTTTCATAAAGTTGAAAGGCATAAAAGATTGCATAGAGGAAATAATTGTTGGACCTTTAGGTGATGCAGAGAGGAATTATTTAGCCTTATCCGAATATAAAGCACAGAAGAGCGCAAATTTCGTATTAGCACCCTCTGCAATAAGATTCCGATAA